From Paenibacillus sp. GP183, one genomic window encodes:
- a CDS encoding YcdB/YcdC domain-containing protein: MKLLKQAGTAVLASALLFSYVPQVLASDIAVTTSSPVMPGKDGAVTAEAKISKEKAIELAQTYITLPEGYTLQSVNLSTYPIYSGVATPTWNLSYTKKVKDQYLGNINITINGTNGKLTGYYFSNNDPDHKPSYPPKVNYQGAKEAAAQWIAKINPDEQKQLVYNQQNEQSFRTPLNGDFQYNIRYDRMVDGIPFPQNGVSISVNSEGVVTNYSYQWDESAAFEKVASPISMEKAVQAFRDKTKVFLIYQIPYGAKGEKKPIISYNMSTVFLNAATGEPWSPEGYDLPTQSDAKPLTDKPLGAKPAANLNLTKEQAIQKVQDTVKFPADAKLENASYNESTNPETGEKNSSWNLNWSQAPVDPTLSVSGKIPYSIYATVNSQTGELLNFNHYIPYKDGQNKEIVAKVSQETAKQQAIDYVKKNLPAYTDQLVLDDFTLNAIPLDQQKTMRNWDFNFQRIIDGVNAAGERVSVSIDKTTGEMVNYNFYFSNIAFPTQKPEVLPLDKAKDLLLSQYNIVLAYTPQNGNMGYGYGGISYQKMNVMIAAGEIPPGTNTDKKSAKLVYMLVPKYTQQGFFLDAVTGQWKDPSTGEVIILDKIKVSDIEGHWAQNELQLMVDYQALDVVNGQVNPNKVITRGEMIKMLVIAMNGGRGGINYGKERAASFADVINDSPLFAYVENAVDRGLVDRGTDLNPNATMNREGMAQLVVRALGYKNLTKYSTIFNDKFTDAAAIKNIGEVAIVVGLNIMTLSDGSFGSTEVVTRAQAATAFFRYLQKRAELQDGPRYF, from the coding sequence GGTTTTGGCAAGCGACATTGCTGTAACGACCAGCTCTCCGGTTATGCCCGGCAAGGATGGAGCCGTTACCGCTGAAGCCAAAATCTCAAAAGAAAAAGCAATTGAACTAGCCCAGACATACATAACCCTGCCGGAAGGCTATACCCTGCAATCGGTGAACTTATCTACATATCCTATATACTCAGGGGTTGCTACTCCAACCTGGAATTTAAGCTATACCAAGAAGGTGAAGGATCAGTATCTAGGTAACATCAATATCACCATCAATGGGACGAATGGAAAGCTGACCGGCTACTATTTTAGCAACAACGATCCGGATCACAAACCAAGCTACCCGCCTAAGGTGAATTACCAAGGTGCCAAAGAAGCAGCAGCCCAGTGGATCGCAAAGATCAACCCGGATGAGCAGAAGCAGCTGGTGTACAACCAGCAAAATGAGCAATCGTTCCGCACGCCGCTAAATGGCGATTTTCAGTACAACATTCGCTATGACCGGATGGTTGACGGGATTCCTTTTCCGCAAAATGGGGTTTCCATTAGTGTGAATAGTGAAGGTGTTGTGACCAACTACTCCTATCAATGGGATGAATCCGCTGCTTTTGAAAAGGTAGCCTCCCCAATTTCTATGGAGAAGGCGGTTCAGGCATTCCGCGATAAAACGAAGGTTTTCTTGATCTATCAAATTCCGTATGGAGCTAAAGGTGAGAAAAAGCCGATCATCAGCTACAACATGAGCACTGTTTTTTTGAATGCTGCAACTGGCGAACCGTGGAGTCCTGAAGGCTATGACCTGCCGACCCAGTCGGATGCGAAGCCATTGACGGATAAACCGCTGGGTGCAAAGCCGGCCGCCAATTTGAACCTGACGAAGGAACAAGCCATCCAGAAAGTGCAAGACACGGTAAAGTTTCCTGCGGATGCAAAGCTGGAGAATGCTTCTTATAATGAAAGTACAAATCCGGAAACGGGTGAGAAAAACTCCTCCTGGAACTTGAACTGGAGCCAAGCCCCTGTTGACCCAACTTTAAGCGTATCAGGCAAAATACCTTATTCCATCTATGCGACCGTGAACAGCCAAACCGGTGAGCTGCTTAACTTCAACCATTACATTCCTTATAAGGACGGTCAAAACAAAGAAATAGTGGCTAAGGTTTCTCAGGAAACAGCCAAACAGCAGGCGATTGATTATGTCAAAAAGAATCTTCCTGCCTACACCGATCAATTGGTTCTAGACGATTTCACCTTGAATGCGATCCCACTCGATCAGCAAAAAACAATGCGGAATTGGGATTTTAATTTCCAAAGAATCATTGATGGTGTTAATGCCGCAGGGGAGAGAGTAAGCGTAAGCATAGACAAAACGACAGGCGAAATGGTTAATTACAATTTCTACTTCTCAAACATAGCTTTTCCAACTCAAAAGCCGGAAGTACTTCCGCTTGATAAAGCGAAGGATCTGTTGTTATCGCAATATAATATCGTGCTCGCCTATACCCCTCAGAATGGAAATATGGGATATGGTTACGGCGGGATTAGCTACCAAAAGATGAATGTGATGATCGCCGCCGGAGAAATTCCACCAGGAACGAATACGGATAAGAAATCGGCCAAACTCGTTTATATGCTGGTTCCCAAATATACACAGCAAGGCTTTTTCCTGGATGCAGTAACCGGGCAATGGAAGGATCCATCTACGGGTGAAGTGATCATTTTGGACAAAATAAAGGTTTCGGATATCGAGGGCCATTGGGCGCAAAATGAGCTGCAGCTGATGGTCGATTATCAAGCACTTGATGTGGTGAACGGCCAAGTGAACCCTAATAAGGTAATCACTCGCGGTGAGATGATCAAAATGCTCGTCATCGCGATGAACGGCGGCCGTGGGGGCATCAATTACGGCAAGGAGCGTGCGGCTTCTTTTGCGGATGTCATAAACGACTCCCCGTTGTTTGCCTATGTGGAGAATGCAGTGGATCGCGGATTGGTCGATCGAGGAACTGATTTAAACCCGAATGCGACCATGAACCGCGAGGGAATGGCGCAGCTTGTCGTCCGAGCCCTGGGCTACAAGAATCTGACCAAGTACAGCACCATCTTCAATGATAAGTTTACCGACGCAGCTGCGATCAAAAATATCGGCGAGGTGGCCATCGTTGTAGGACTAAACATCATGACCCTTTCTGACGGCAGCTTTGGATCTACGGAAGTGGTAACACGAGCCCAAGCGGCAACAGCCTTCTTCCGCTATTTGCAAAAACGAGCCGAGCTTCAGGACGGTCCTCGGTACTTTTAA